One segment of Triticum aestivum cultivar Chinese Spring chromosome 2A, IWGSC CS RefSeq v2.1, whole genome shotgun sequence DNA contains the following:
- the LOC123189260 gene encoding ultraviolet-B receptor UVR8: protein MDAAISAAHEAPPAVVLVSAGASHSVALLAGNVLCTWGRGEDGQLGHGDAEDRLVPTVITGFEAPGITSVICGADHTTAYSEDEHQVYSWGWGDFGRLGHGNSTDVFTPQPVKALQGIKIKQLACGDSHCLAVTMAGEVLSWGRNQNGQLGLGTTEDSLLPQTIQAFEGISVKMIAAGAEHTAAVTEDGEIYGWGWGRYGNLGLGDRNDRLVPEKVSSVEGEKMVLVACGWRHTITVSSSGSLYTYGWSKYGQLGHGDFEDHLVPHKVEALKDSSTSQISGGWRHTMALTSDGKLYGWGWNKFGQVGAGDNADHCSPAQVNFPEEQKVAQVACGWRHTLAFTEKKNVFAWGRGTSGQLGHGEIVDRNTPVIIDALSPDGPGSKKLESSAAIPFAAKIWVSPSERYALVPDEKVAKSGDVSARGNGADASVPENDVKRMRVSS from the exons ATGGACGCGGCCATATCCGCCGCCCACGAAGCGCCGCCCGctgtcgtcctcgtctccgccggcGCCAGCCACTCCGTCGCCCTCCTCG CGGGCAATGTGCTGTGCACGTGGGGCAGGGGAGAGGACGGGCAGCTCGGCCACGGGGACGCCGAGGACCGGctcgtgccgacggtgatcaccgGCTTTGAGGCGCCGGGGATCACGTCCGTCATCTGCGGGGCGGACCACACCACCGCCTACTCCGAGGACGAGCACCAGGTCTACAGCTGGGGGTGGGGGGATTTCGGGAGGCTGGGGCATGGCAACTCCACCGACGTGTTCACGCCCCAGCCGGTCAAGGCGCTGCAGGGGATAAAGATCAAGCAGCTAGCCTGTGGGGATAGCCACTGTCTGGCCGTCACCATGGCCGGTGAAGTGCTCAG TTGGGGGCGTAACCAAAATGGCCAGCTTGGCCTTGGAACTACTGAAGATTCGCTGCTCCCACAAACGATTCAAGCTTTTGAG GGTATTTCTGTGAAGATGATTGCTGCTGGTGCCGAACATACTGCTGCAGTAACTGAAGATGGCGAAATCTATGGATGGGGCTGGGGTCGATATGGAAACTTGGGTCTTGGTGATCGGAATGACCGATTAGTTCCTGAAAAAGTATCTTCAGTGGAG GGAGAGAAGATGGTGCTTGTTGCATGCGGATGGCGCCATACCATTACTGTTTCCTCCTCCGGTAGTTTGTACACTTACGGTTGGAGTAAATATGGTCAGCTTGGTCATGGCGACTTTGAAGATCATCTAGTTCCACATAAAGTAGAAGCCTTAAAGGATAGCTCTACATCCCAG ATTTCAGGTGGATGGAGGCACACAATGGCACTTACATCAGATGGAAAACTTTATGGATGGGGATGGAACAAG TTTGGGCAAGTTGGAGCTGGCGACAATGCTGATCACTGTTCCCCAGCACAGGTTAATTTTCCAGAGGAACAG AAAGTTGCCCAAGTTGCTTGTGGATGGAGGCACACTCTTGCTTTCACAGAAAAGAAAAATGTGTTTGCATGGGGAAGGGGTACCAGTGGACAACTCGGTCATGGGGAAATAGTTGACAG GAACACACCTGTGATTATTGATGCCCTAAGCCCGGATGGTCCTGGCTCCAAGAAGCTGGAATCTTCAGCAGCTATTCCCTTTGCAG CTAAAATTTGGGTGTCACCCTCTGAAAGATATGCTCTTGTTCCTGATGAGAAG GTTGCCAAATCAGGCGATGTCAGCGCACGTGGCAATGGTGCGGATGCGAGTGTGCCCGAGAACGATGTAAAGAGAATGCGCGTGTCATCCTAG